Proteins encoded in a region of the Trichosurus vulpecula isolate mTriVul1 chromosome 9, mTriVul1.pri, whole genome shotgun sequence genome:
- the ZFAND5 gene encoding AN1-type zinc finger protein 5, whose product MAQETNQTPGPMLCSTGCGFYGNPRTNGMCSVCYKEHLQRQQNSGRMSPMGSASGSNSPTSDSASVQRAEASLNNCEGAAGSTSEKSRNVPVAALPVTQQMTEMSISREDKITTPKTEASEPVVTQPSPSVSQPSTSRSEEKAPELPKPKKNRCFMCRKKVGLTGFDCRCGNLFCGLHRYSDKHNCPYDYKAEAAAKIRKENPVVVAEKIQRI is encoded by the exons CAGGATGTGGCTTTTATGGAAATCCTAGGACAAATGGCATGTGTTCAGTTTGCTACAAAGAACATCTTCAACGGCAGCAGAATAGTGGCAGAATGAGCCCAATGG gaTCAGCTAGTGGTTCCAACAGTCCTACCTCagactctgcatcagttcaaagaGCAGAAGCTAGTTTAAACAACTGTGAAGGTGCTGCTGGCAGCACATCTGAAAAATCAAG AAATGTGCCTGTGGCCGCTTTGCCTGTAACACAGCAAATGACAGAAATGAGTATTTCAAGAGAGGACAAAATAACCACACCGAAAACAGAGGCATCAGAACCAG TTGTCACTCAGCCAAGTCCATCAGTTTCGCAGCCTAGTACTTCTCGAAGTGAAGAAAAAGCTCCAGAATTGCCTAAACCAAAGAAGAACAGATGTTTCATGTGCAGGAAGAAAGTTGGCCTTACAG GGTTTGACTGCCGGTGTGGAAACTTGTTTTGTGGACTTCACCGTTATTCTGACAAGCACAACTGCCCCTATGATTATAAAGCAGAAGCTGCAGCAAAAATCAGGAAAGAGAATCCAGTTGTTGTGGCTGAAAAAATCCAGAGAATATAA